From the genome of Impatiens glandulifera chromosome 9, dImpGla2.1, whole genome shotgun sequence, one region includes:
- the LOC124915079 gene encoding SWR1 complex subunit 6, whose translation MDDDISNSIRRSSTRTRKVATKMVAALTNSDNRTQAALARLEALESDNAGREVVEVVDDDEASLDDDEQSYAKHSKGTKRKTRQAKALENAKKAPRSFLELLHEANLEALPPNVPSYLRAAVGPPNSTSRRHFCTVCGFSANYTCVRCAVRFCSIRCQNIHNDTRCQKFVA comes from the exons ATGGATGACGATATCTCTAATTCGATACGCCGTTCATCGACCCGAACTCGTAAGGTCGCCACCAAAATGGTCGCAGCGCTTACAAACAGTGATAATCGAACGCAG GCGGCCCTGGCTCGTCTTGAAGCACTAGAGAGCGACAACGCAGGAAGAGAAGTTGTCGAAGTTGTCGATGATGACGAGGCTTCTCTTGATGACGATGAACAAT CATACGCAAAGCATTCAAAAGGAACAAAACGTAAAACACGTCAAGCAAAAGCACTCGAGAATGCTAAGAAGGCCCCTAGATCGTTCCTGGAACTTCTGCACGAG GCAAACCTTGAAGCTTTACCTCCCAATGTTCCATCCTATTTGAGAGCAGCAGTAGGACCACCTAACTCCACCTCTCGTCGCCATTTTTGCACTGTATGTGGGTTCTCTGCAAACTATACTTGTGTAAGATGTGCGGTGCGCTTCTGCTCAATTCGGTGCCAGAATATCCATAATGATACTCGCTGCCAGAAATTTGTTGCTTAG